In Micromonospora ferruginea, the sequence TCGGCAGCAGATCGAGGGCGGGTGATGACTGGGCGTTCGCAGGGGGTCATTCTTAACCCACCGACGCGCGGGTGTGAAGACGCGACTGCGCTGCGTATCCGCCCGCGCCGGCCGTCCGGCGCCCCGACGACCACGCGTCATCCCTCCGGGCGGTGGCCGGACGGCACCGTCGCGGCGACCGTGACCGGCAGCGCCCGGTGGGCCCGGAACGCCAGGTTGGGCCGGAAGGCGCGGTGGTGTCCCGGCGCCAGCCGCAGGCCCGGCAGGGCCGCCGCGAGGCGGGTGAGCGCGGTGCCGGCCTCCAGCCGGGCCAGCGCCGCCCCGATGCAGAAGTGCGGCCCGTGGCCGAAGGAGAGGTGGTCGTGCGCGTCCGGGCGCTCCGGGTCGAACCGGTCGGGGTGGCGGAACGCCGCCGGGTCCCGGTTGGCGGCGCCGATCAGCAGCAGGCAACGCGCCCCGGCGGGGATGGTGACCCCGCCCAGCGTGACCGGCCGGTTGGTCACCCGCAGCCAACCGTCGATGGCGGGCGCGAAGCGCAGCGTCTCGGCGAGGAACGCGGGCACCCGCTCCGGCCGCTCGGCGAACGACCGCCACCGGTCCGGTTCGGCCAGCGCCCGCTCCAGCGCGTGGGCGAGCAGCCCGGCCGTCGTCTCGTGCCCGGCGACCAGCAGGTTGAACACGATGCTGGACACCTCGGCCACGGTCAGCACCTCGTCGTCGCCGTGCCGGTACGCCAGCAGCTCGCCGACGTAGTCGTCGCCGCCACCGTCGAGCCGACGCCGCACGAGGTCCTGGCAGTAGCGCCAGAACTCCAGCAGCCCGCCGGCCAGCCGCACCTGCTCGGCCGGGTCGGGCCGGCCCCAGATCAGCGCGATCTGCCCGTCCGCCCAGGCCCGGATGCGCGGCACGTCGCCCGCCGGCACCCCGAGGATGTCCAGCAGGACCAGCAGCGGCAGCTCGGCGGTGAACGCGGTGACCAGGTCCACCTCCTCCCCGCCGCGGGCGGCCAGCCGCGACACCAGCTCGTCCACCCGGCGGCGGACGATCCGGCCGTAGCGTTGCTCGACCCGTTCCGGGGTGTTGGCGAACGTGACCCGCAGCGCCCGCCGGGTGCGCGGATGCACCGGCGGGTCGGCCGCGGCGGTGGTGGGCGGCGCGTCGATCTGGGCGACCAGGGCCAGCGCCTCCGGGCAGACGTCGTAGACCGGGGCGAGGGTGAGGGCGTTGCCGAACGACCGCGCGTCGGCGAGCGCGCGCCGGACGTCGGCGTGCCGGCTGATCAGCCACAGCCCGAGTTCCTCGTCGTGGTGCACCCCGCCGTCGCCGGCCAGCAGCCGGGCCCAGACACCGGCCGGATCGGTGAGATACGCTCCCGCGAACGGATTCAACCGCATGACCGCCTCCTGCACTACCGACCACTTTCCTTACCGTGCGCTACCGGACGAACACGCGTCAAGATTTGCCGGCATCAATATATTTCTGCCGCTTTCCCGCAACTTGCGCCCTGCTCCTTGCCTTTTCCACAACGCTGGTCGGTGTGTGACGATGCGGGGATGCGGGCGGTGGTTCGCCGGCGTCGTCGCGGCGGGTCGGCCCGGCCACCATGGACCGCCCGGCGACCGCCGGGATGCGGCTCGTCCGCCCCAGACGGCCGTGGGCCGGCCCGGCGCCGGAGAAACCGACGCGGACCGGCCCACGGGCCGACCGGCTCAGCCGGTGACG encodes:
- a CDS encoding cytochrome P450; protein product: MRLNPFAGAYLTDPAGVWARLLAGDGGVHHDEELGLWLISRHADVRRALADARSFGNALTLAPVYDVCPEALALVAQIDAPPTTAAADPPVHPRTRRALRVTFANTPERVEQRYGRIVRRRVDELVSRLAARGGEEVDLVTAFTAELPLLVLLDILGVPAGDVPRIRAWADGQIALIWGRPDPAEQVRLAGGLLEFWRYCQDLVRRRLDGGGDDYVGELLAYRHGDDEVLTVAEVSSIVFNLLVAGHETTAGLLAHALERALAEPDRWRSFAERPERVPAFLAETLRFAPAIDGWLRVTNRPVTLGGVTIPAGARCLLLIGAANRDPAAFRHPDRFDPERPDAHDHLSFGHGPHFCIGAALARLEAGTALTRLAAALPGLRLAPGHHRAFRPNLAFRAHRALPVTVAATVPSGHRPEG